One window of Pseudomonas sp. ML2-2023-3 genomic DNA carries:
- a CDS encoding RidA family protein: MSIKRFGTGAVGAGGQPLPFARAVEADGWLHVSGQVAMENGEIINGGIVEQTHKTMQNLVAILEEAGYGLEDVVRAGVWLQDPRDFWSFNKVFASYFKSEHAPARACVQAMMMVDCKVEIDCIAYKAKR, encoded by the coding sequence ATGAGCATCAAACGTTTCGGTACCGGCGCTGTAGGCGCAGGCGGTCAGCCTTTGCCTTTCGCCCGCGCTGTAGAGGCTGATGGCTGGCTGCACGTGTCCGGCCAGGTTGCCATGGAAAACGGTGAAATCATTAACGGCGGGATTGTCGAGCAGACCCATAAAACCATGCAAAACCTGGTCGCCATCCTCGAAGAAGCCGGCTATGGCCTCGAAGATGTGGTCCGCGCGGGCGTATGGCTGCAGGACCCGCGGGACTTCTGGAGTTTCAACAAGGTGTTCGCGTCGTACTTCAAAAGCGAACATGCACCGGCACGTGCCTGTGTGCAGGCCATGATGATGGTCGATTGCAAGGTCGAGATCGATTGCATCGCCTATAAAGCCAAGCGCTGA
- a CDS encoding ATP-dependent DNA helicase, which yields MSYRVAVRALCEFTAKVGDLDLRFTPSPTAQQGIAGHRTVASRRSALYQPELSLEGQFGALTVRGRADGYDPVANVLEEVKTHRGDFAAIAANHRQLHWAQARVYGWLLCQSLQLPQVNLALVYFDIVSEKETRLQECWSAADLQQFFEQQCGLFLAWAEQEMGHREARDKGARNLAFPHEQFRTGQRALAEAVYKTASTGRCLMAQAPTGIGKTIGTLFPLLKAMPGQQLDKLLFLTAKTPGRKLALDAAQVLYPKGQNVPLRVLELVARDKACEYPENACNGDSCPLARGFYDRLPAARLEAVAQSSLDQQTLRSVALAHEVCPYYLNQEMARWADVVVADYNYYFDFSALLYGLAQANQWRVATLVDEAHNLVERARQMYSASLDQQTLNSVRHSAPAALDKPFKRLNREWNALHKEQVGAYQVYPKLPEKWLAALSACITAIGDYLNDHPQGLSGNLQGFYFEALQFNRVAELFDGHFLFDVSLRADGKRRVSQLNLRNIVPAGFIGPRLASAQSNVLFSATLSPQAYYANLLGLAADTVWMDVESPFQAEQLNVHVVSQISTRFVHRQASLEPIVELIARQFEQRPGNYLAFFSSFDYLQQVAQLLAERHPHVTQWSQGRRMDEAARQGFLDQFTLSGQGVGFAVLGGAFGEGIDLPGARLIGAFVATLGLAQFNPVNEQIKQRMAALFGAGYDYTYLYPGVQKVVQAAGRVIRTQSDQGTLFLIDDRFAEPKVQQLLPRWWQLG from the coding sequence GTGAGCTATCGCGTTGCAGTGCGTGCCCTGTGCGAGTTCACGGCCAAGGTCGGCGATCTGGACTTGCGCTTCACGCCCTCACCCACGGCGCAGCAGGGGATTGCCGGTCACCGAACGGTGGCCTCGCGGCGCAGTGCGTTGTATCAGCCGGAGTTGAGCCTTGAGGGGCAGTTCGGGGCGTTGACCGTACGTGGCCGGGCTGACGGCTATGACCCCGTGGCCAATGTGCTGGAAGAGGTGAAAACCCATCGCGGCGATTTTGCCGCCATAGCGGCCAATCACCGCCAACTGCACTGGGCACAAGCCCGCGTCTACGGCTGGTTGTTGTGCCAAAGCCTGCAATTGCCGCAGGTCAATCTGGCGCTGGTGTATTTCGACATTGTCAGCGAAAAGGAAACACGTCTTCAGGAGTGTTGGTCGGCAGCCGATCTGCAGCAATTTTTCGAGCAGCAGTGCGGGTTGTTCCTGGCCTGGGCTGAGCAGGAAATGGGCCATCGAGAGGCCCGGGACAAGGGTGCCCGCAACCTGGCCTTTCCCCATGAGCAGTTTCGCACCGGGCAACGGGCACTGGCCGAGGCGGTGTACAAGACCGCCAGTACCGGGCGCTGCCTGATGGCCCAGGCGCCGACCGGGATTGGCAAAACCATAGGCACCCTGTTTCCGCTGCTCAAGGCCATGCCTGGCCAGCAACTCGACAAACTGTTGTTTCTGACCGCCAAGACCCCGGGGCGCAAGCTGGCCCTCGATGCGGCGCAAGTGCTCTATCCCAAGGGGCAGAATGTACCGTTGCGGGTACTGGAACTGGTCGCACGGGACAAGGCCTGCGAATACCCCGAGAACGCCTGCAATGGCGATTCCTGCCCTCTGGCCAGGGGGTTTTATGATCGCTTGCCCGCTGCGCGCCTGGAGGCGGTCGCCCAGTCCTCCCTCGACCAGCAGACCTTGCGCAGCGTCGCGCTGGCCCATGAGGTATGCCCTTACTACTTGAACCAGGAAATGGCCCGTTGGGCTGATGTGGTCGTTGCGGACTATAACTATTACTTCGATTTCAGTGCATTGCTGTATGGCCTGGCCCAGGCCAATCAGTGGCGGGTCGCGACGCTGGTAGACGAAGCCCACAATCTGGTGGAACGCGCGCGGCAGATGTACAGCGCAAGTCTGGACCAGCAGACCTTGAACAGCGTGCGTCACTCGGCCCCGGCCGCCCTCGATAAACCCTTCAAGCGCCTTAACCGGGAATGGAATGCGCTGCACAAGGAACAGGTGGGGGCTTATCAGGTGTACCCCAAGCTTCCGGAAAAATGGCTGGCCGCCTTGTCGGCCTGTATCACCGCCATCGGCGACTACCTGAACGATCACCCGCAAGGGTTGAGCGGCAACCTGCAGGGCTTTTACTTTGAAGCCCTGCAGTTCAATCGGGTGGCCGAACTGTTCGACGGGCACTTTCTGTTCGATGTCAGCCTGCGTGCAGACGGCAAGCGGCGTGTGTCGCAGCTCAACCTGCGCAACATCGTGCCCGCAGGTTTTATCGGACCGCGCCTGGCGAGTGCACAGAGCAATGTGCTGTTTTCGGCCACCCTGAGCCCGCAGGCCTATTACGCCAACCTGCTGGGGCTGGCGGCTGACACGGTGTGGATGGATGTCGAATCGCCGTTCCAGGCAGAGCAACTGAACGTGCATGTTGTCAGCCAGATATCGACCCGGTTTGTTCATCGCCAGGCTTCGCTGGAACCGATTGTGGAACTGATCGCCCGTCAGTTCGAGCAGCGCCCGGGCAACTACCTGGCGTTTTTCAGCAGCTTCGACTATCTGCAGCAGGTTGCCCAATTGCTCGCAGAGCGCCATCCCCACGTTACCCAGTGGTCCCAGGGGCGGCGCATGGATGAAGCGGCGCGCCAGGGGTTCCTCGATCAGTTCACCCTGTCGGGTCAGGGGGTGGGTTTTGCCGTGCTGGGTGGAGCCTTTGGCGAGGGTATCGATTTGCCCGGCGCCCGGTTGATCGGCGCTTTTGTTGCGACCCTGGGGCTGGCACAGTTCAATCCCGTCAATGAACAGATCAAGCAGCGGATGGCGGCGCTGTTTGGCGCCGGTTATGACTACACCTACCTGTACCCCGGCGTGCAGAAAGTGGTGCAGGCTGCCGGGCGGGTAATCCGTACCCAGAGCGATCAGGGCACGCTGTTTCTGATTGATGACCGTTTTGCCGAGCCCAAGGTACAGCAACTTTTGCCACGCTGGTGGCAATTGGGTTGA
- a CDS encoding transposase, giving the protein MISYYVGLDVSKATVDVGFLPANYPQFQVSNDLEGFTRLITCLNELEVGRILLEATGGYERALLRALRLEGLNVFRVNPKRARDYARAMGKIAKTDKIDAQMLAKFARDFEDLPHVEPNKDRDELGELLKLRGSLVKSRDSDKRRMKQTTCARAISTYTDHIAYLEGQIKSLGKEIEDASTVLDQEKARRLRSVKGIGAITCGTLMAFLPELGTVSGRKIAALAGLAPYNNDSGKKSGPRSIEGGRYTVRGATYMSTWSMVQHDPQVKAEYEALRARGKLAKVAVVACMRKLLIRLNAMLRDGTGWREKKSQAPHFDNK; this is encoded by the coding sequence ATGATTTCCTACTACGTTGGTCTCGATGTTTCGAAAGCGACTGTGGATGTGGGGTTTCTTCCTGCAAATTACCCACAGTTTCAGGTCAGTAATGACCTTGAGGGCTTCACTCGGCTGATCACATGCCTGAACGAGCTTGAGGTGGGGCGGATCTTGCTTGAAGCCACCGGCGGCTATGAAAGGGCATTGCTCAGAGCCTTGCGGTTGGAGGGTTTGAATGTCTTTCGCGTCAATCCCAAACGCGCTCGCGACTATGCGAGAGCTATGGGCAAGATAGCTAAAACCGATAAGATCGATGCTCAGATGCTGGCGAAGTTTGCGAGAGATTTCGAGGACTTGCCGCATGTTGAACCGAATAAGGATCGGGATGAGCTGGGCGAATTGCTCAAGCTGCGAGGCAGCTTGGTCAAGAGCCGAGACAGCGACAAGCGCCGGATGAAGCAAACCACATGCGCTAGAGCCATATCCACTTACACCGATCACATCGCTTACCTGGAGGGCCAGATCAAGTCATTGGGTAAGGAGATTGAAGATGCCTCGACCGTGCTGGATCAGGAGAAAGCCAGGCGACTGAGGTCGGTGAAAGGGATCGGAGCCATCACCTGCGGAACGCTCATGGCATTTCTTCCTGAGCTCGGAACCGTGTCGGGACGCAAGATTGCGGCTTTGGCAGGGTTAGCGCCCTACAACAACGATAGTGGCAAGAAGAGCGGCCCCCGATCAATCGAGGGCGGGCGCTATACAGTGCGTGGCGCAACCTATATGTCGACCTGGTCAATGGTTCAGCACGATCCGCAAGTCAAAGCCGAATATGAGGCTCTGCGAGCGCGAGGCAAGCTTGCGAAGGTCGCTGTTGTGGCATGCATGCGTAAGCTATTGATTCGTCTTAACGCAATGCTGCGAGATGGCACGGGTTGGAGGGAGAAGAAATCTCAGGCCCCGCATTTTGATAACAAATGA
- a CDS encoding alanine racemase, with translation MSNTSNNQPILKGAARPGDHLVHDVSLPALVIHRDALEHNIRWMQDFVTRSGAVLAPHGKTSMAPALFRRQLEQGAWGLTLATAVQTCTAYAGGVRRVLMANQLVGRANMALIADLQTDPAFEFHCMVDHPDNVAALGAYFAERGQRLNVMIEYGVAGGRCGCRTEQQVMELAAAIKLQPSLALTGIEGYEGIIHGEQAVSGIREFAASLVRLALRLQADGAFALEQPIITASGSAWYDLIAEGFEAEAAGGRFLSVLRPGSYVVHDHGIYKDAQCCVLDRRQDLHEGLRPALEVWAHVQSLPEPGFAVIALGKRDVAFDAGLPLPLKRYREGVIPAVGDDVSGCKVTAVMDQHAFMTVAEGSQLRVGDIISFGTSHPCLTFDKWRTGCVVDERFNVLERFAIEF, from the coding sequence GTGTCGAATACGTCGAACAATCAGCCGATTCTCAAAGGCGCAGCCCGCCCCGGCGATCACCTGGTTCATGACGTGAGCCTGCCCGCACTGGTGATTCACCGTGACGCGCTGGAGCACAACATTCGCTGGATGCAGGACTTTGTCACCCGCAGCGGCGCGGTGTTGGCACCCCACGGCAAAACCAGCATGGCCCCGGCGCTGTTTCGTCGCCAGCTGGAGCAGGGCGCCTGGGGGTTGACCCTGGCCACTGCGGTACAAACCTGTACGGCTTATGCCGGGGGTGTACGTCGAGTACTGATGGCCAACCAGTTGGTGGGCCGGGCCAACATGGCGTTGATTGCCGACTTGCAGACCGACCCGGCATTCGAATTTCACTGCATGGTCGACCATCCGGACAACGTTGCGGCCCTGGGCGCTTACTTTGCCGAACGTGGGCAGCGCTTGAACGTGATGATTGAATACGGCGTGGCAGGCGGGCGTTGCGGTTGCCGCACCGAACAGCAAGTCATGGAACTGGCGGCGGCGATCAAGCTGCAGCCATCGTTGGCCCTGACCGGCATCGAAGGCTATGAAGGGATCATTCACGGAGAACAGGCCGTCAGCGGGATTCGCGAGTTTGCGGCTTCACTGGTGCGTCTTGCCCTGCGATTGCAGGCCGACGGTGCATTTGCCCTGGAACAACCGATCATTACCGCCTCGGGCTCGGCCTGGTATGACCTGATTGCTGAAGGCTTCGAGGCCGAGGCGGCTGGCGGGCGTTTTCTCAGTGTGCTGCGCCCGGGCAGTTACGTGGTTCACGACCACGGCATCTACAAGGATGCTCAGTGCTGCGTACTGGATCGACGTCAGGACTTGCACGAAGGCTTGCGCCCGGCGCTGGAAGTCTGGGCTCACGTGCAATCGCTGCCCGAACCGGGGTTTGCGGTGATTGCACTGGGCAAGCGTGACGTGGCGTTTGATGCGGGCTTGCCGCTGCCGTTAAAGCGATATCGCGAAGGTGTGATACCGGCGGTGGGCGATGATGTCAGCGGGTGCAAGGTCACGGCGGTGATGGACCAGCATGCCTTTATGACCGTTGCCGAGGGGTCGCAGTTGCGCGTTGGCGACATCATCAGCTTTGGCACCTCCCATCCTTGCCTGACTTTTGACAAGTGGCGCACGGGTTGTGTGGTCGATGAGCGGTTCAATGTGCTTGAGCGCTTTGCCATAGAGTTTTAA
- a CDS encoding peptidylprolyl isomerase — MFQGKDPMKAQARHILVKTAEEAESLKQRIAKGEAFDVLAKKFSTCPSGKRGGDLGEVRPGQMVGVIDQIIFKKPLRVVHGPIKSKFGYHLVQVFYRD; from the coding sequence AAAGATCCCATGAAAGCTCAAGCCCGCCATATCCTGGTGAAGACCGCCGAAGAAGCCGAATCGCTCAAGCAACGCATCGCCAAGGGCGAAGCCTTCGATGTGCTGGCGAAAAAATTCTCGACCTGTCCGTCGGGCAAACGTGGCGGCGATCTGGGGGAAGTGCGGCCTGGGCAGATGGTGGGCGTTATCGACCAGATCATCTTCAAGAAGCCGCTGCGGGTGGTACACGGCCCGATCAAAAGCAAGTTCGGCTACCACCTTGTGCAAGTGTTCTACCGCGACTGA
- a CDS encoding VRR-NUC domain-containing protein, which produces MISNPLEDPFYYLKNFQHVLDWIAARYDDLLSVEEQRFIAGFALLPGPSQALWVRMVMRKGAHFRASKLNYPEIGEVSLAAVPLVAGGWLDDQAPLALAEVFDVLQKPEILVRFSAHIARPKARKSEWLDELSADFTQQQSLGQWHPALVDTLYTLNHRALCDRLRLMFFGNLSQGWPDLVLADLGLFTYEKVDFSHESRALRCRADIEGYLHLYACRERFEVSGDVDEVLQPVLDYQVDNRWLQRRRGRLLFQIGQHLERTEDLNRALQVYQQSQHPEARQRGIRVLERQGHYEQALSLADVALQAPLTDAEHQHLLRIIPRLRRKLGLAALAVVRPKAPDRLDLTLPRDDATCVELSVVAHLQTPEAPVHYVENTLINGLFGLLCWPAIFAPLPGAFFHPYQSGPADLLEDDFYQQRADLFEDCLAQLDDGRYLATIRAAYATKFGIQTSFIAWNYLSQDLLEDALRCLPPAHLKLWFRRLLLDIKANRTGMPDLIQFFVAQNTYRMIEVKGPGDRLQDNQLRWLAFCEEHGVPVTVCYVQWQEPQA; this is translated from the coding sequence GTGATTTCAAATCCCCTCGAAGATCCGTTTTATTACCTGAAGAACTTCCAGCATGTGCTCGACTGGATCGCCGCCCGTTATGACGATCTGTTAAGTGTCGAGGAGCAGCGCTTTATCGCAGGTTTTGCCCTGCTGCCCGGCCCCTCCCAAGCGTTGTGGGTACGCATGGTGATGCGCAAGGGAGCTCACTTCAGGGCCAGCAAGCTCAACTATCCGGAAATCGGCGAAGTTTCACTGGCAGCAGTGCCCCTGGTGGCGGGGGGATGGCTGGACGATCAGGCGCCTCTGGCCCTGGCCGAGGTGTTTGACGTGTTGCAAAAGCCGGAAATCCTGGTGCGCTTCAGTGCACATATTGCCCGGCCCAAGGCCAGGAAATCAGAGTGGCTGGATGAGTTGTCTGCCGATTTCACCCAGCAACAGAGCCTGGGCCAGTGGCATCCGGCCCTGGTCGACACCCTTTACACCCTGAACCACAGGGCGCTGTGCGATCGTTTGCGGCTCATGTTTTTCGGCAATCTCAGCCAGGGCTGGCCAGATCTGGTATTGGCTGACCTGGGGCTGTTCACCTACGAAAAAGTCGATTTCAGCCATGAGTCACGGGCGCTGCGTTGCCGCGCCGATATTGAAGGCTATCTACACCTGTATGCCTGCCGCGAACGATTTGAAGTCAGTGGTGATGTGGACGAGGTGCTGCAACCGGTACTCGACTATCAAGTGGATAACCGCTGGCTGCAGCGACGGCGCGGGCGTTTGCTGTTTCAGATCGGTCAGCATCTGGAGCGCACGGAAGACTTGAACCGGGCGCTGCAGGTTTACCAGCAAAGCCAGCACCCCGAAGCGCGACAGCGCGGCATTCGCGTGCTTGAGCGTCAGGGGCACTATGAGCAGGCGCTGAGCCTGGCAGACGTCGCACTGCAGGCCCCCCTGACCGACGCGGAACACCAACATCTGCTGCGCATTATCCCGCGCTTGCGGCGCAAGCTCGGGTTGGCGGCGCTTGCGGTTGTCAGGCCCAAAGCCCCCGACCGGCTTGATCTGACCCTGCCACGGGACGACGCCACGTGCGTTGAACTCAGTGTTGTTGCGCATCTGCAGACCCCTGAGGCTCCCGTGCATTACGTGGAAAACACCTTGATCAACGGGCTGTTCGGTTTGCTGTGCTGGCCGGCGATTTTTGCGCCCCTGCCGGGCGCGTTTTTTCACCCGTATCAGAGTGGCCCGGCGGATTTGCTGGAGGATGACTTCTACCAGCAGCGGGCTGACCTCTTTGAGGATTGCCTCGCGCAACTGGATGACGGGCGTTACCTGGCCACCATCCGTGCCGCCTATGCGACCAAGTTCGGGATACAGACGTCCTTTATCGCCTGGAATTACCTGAGCCAGGACCTGCTCGAAGACGCGTTGCGGTGCTTGCCCCCCGCGCATTTGAAGCTGTGGTTTCGGCGTCTGTTGCTGGATATCAAGGCCAACCGCACCGGCATGCCTGACTTGATCCAGTTTTTTGTGGCGCAAAATACCTACCGCATGATCGAGGTCAAAGGCCCCGGTGATCGCCTGCAGGATAACCAGCTGCGCTGGCTGGCCTTTTGCGAGGAGCACGGGGTGCCGGTGACCGTGTGCTACGTGCAATGGCAGGAGCCCCAGGCGTGA